In Methylothermaceae bacteria B42, a single genomic region encodes these proteins:
- the uvrC gene encoding excinuclease ABC subunit C (The UvrABC repair system catalyzes the recognition and processing of DNA lesions. UvrC both incises the 5' and 3' sides of the lesion. The N-terminal half is responsible for the 3' incision and the C-terminal half is responsible for the 5' incision), with protein sequence MADPYPFDIKEFLATLTTKPGVYKMLDHRGEPLYVGKARNLKNRVSSYFRSQQPPKQRAMLARLHAIEVTVTRSEGEALLLESQWVKRYQPRYNICLKDDKSYPYIYISTEHPFPRVTFHRGARNRGGRYFGPYPSASAVRASLKLLQKVFPVRQCEDSYFNNRSRPCLQYQIQRCTAPCVDLIGEEAYRRDVEDTIMFLEGKGQGLLDDLVRRMEKAASQLEFERAARYRDQIATLREVLEKQYVTGYRGDLDVIACASEAGVSCVQVAWFRGGRYLGDKTLFPSHTEQYDPAKILEAFIGQYYLDKPIPPEILISHPIEDETLIVDVLTQQAGRQVRLITRPRGQRREWLKMVQANTDTVLQQRLVKRHDQQQRLEALTDLLDLPELPKRLECFDISHIQGDQTVASCVVFDTQGPVKSAYRRFNIEGITPGDDYAAQAQAVRRRFKRLQKEGRHLPDVLFIDGGKGQVKSVSEVLAELRMPFVRIVGVAKGPDRKGGEEALYLSWQDRWIHPGNHPALLLIRHIRDESHRFAIGGHRQRRSRIKRQSVLESIDGLGPKRRQRLLQQFGGLQAIKKASVEALCSVEGINYQLAERIYETFHEPGS encoded by the coding sequence ATGGCTGACCCTTATCCATTTGATATCAAGGAATTTCTGGCAACCCTCACTACCAAGCCCGGGGTCTATAAGATGCTGGATCATCGGGGGGAGCCTCTGTATGTGGGCAAGGCCAGGAACCTGAAGAACCGGGTTTCCAGCTATTTTCGCAGCCAGCAACCTCCCAAGCAGCGGGCAATGTTGGCGCGGCTTCATGCCATTGAAGTGACGGTTACCCGTAGCGAAGGAGAAGCTTTGCTGCTGGAGAGCCAATGGGTCAAGCGCTATCAACCCCGTTACAATATTTGTCTCAAGGATGATAAAAGTTACCCTTACATTTATATTTCCACCGAGCATCCCTTTCCCCGTGTCACTTTCCATCGCGGCGCCCGTAACCGCGGCGGGCGTTATTTCGGACCCTATCCCAGCGCCAGCGCGGTTCGCGCCAGCCTGAAACTGTTGCAAAAAGTATTTCCGGTGCGCCAATGTGAAGACAGTTATTTCAATAACCGCAGCCGGCCTTGCCTGCAATATCAAATTCAGCGCTGTACGGCGCCCTGTGTCGACTTGATCGGCGAGGAAGCTTATCGGCGGGACGTGGAAGACACGATAATGTTTTTAGAAGGCAAGGGGCAAGGGCTGTTGGATGATCTGGTCCGGCGGATGGAAAAAGCCGCATCACAATTGGAATTCGAGCGCGCGGCCCGCTACCGGGATCAGATCGCAACGCTTAGGGAGGTGCTGGAAAAACAGTACGTCACGGGTTACCGTGGCGATCTGGATGTAATTGCTTGTGCCAGCGAAGCGGGCGTGTCTTGTGTCCAGGTTGCCTGGTTTCGGGGCGGGCGCTATTTGGGGGATAAAACTTTGTTTCCTTCTCACACAGAGCAATACGATCCAGCAAAAATCCTGGAGGCATTCATCGGGCAGTACTATTTGGACAAACCGATTCCTCCCGAAATCCTTATTAGCCATCCGATAGAAGATGAAACTTTGATCGTTGATGTTCTCACCCAGCAAGCAGGCAGACAGGTTCGTCTTATCACCCGACCCCGCGGCCAGCGCCGGGAGTGGTTGAAAATGGTTCAGGCCAATACCGATACGGTTCTGCAGCAACGGCTTGTCAAGCGTCACGATCAACAGCAACGATTGGAAGCCCTGACTGATTTGTTGGACTTGCCTGAACTGCCTAAGCGGCTTGAGTGCTTTGATATCAGCCATATCCAGGGGGATCAAACGGTGGCCTCTTGTGTGGTTTTTGATACTCAGGGACCTGTGAAATCGGCCTACCGGCGGTTTAACATAGAAGGCATTACACCTGGAGACGATTATGCTGCTCAGGCCCAAGCAGTACGACGCCGATTCAAGCGGCTGCAAAAAGAGGGCCGCCACTTGCCCGATGTGCTTTTTATTGATGGCGGCAAAGGCCAGGTGAAATCCGTGTCAGAGGTGCTGGCTGAACTTAGGATGCCTTTTGTCCGAATCGTGGGCGTGGCCAAAGGGCCTGACAGGAAAGGAGGCGAAGAGGCTTTATATTTGTCTTGGCAAGATCGTTGGATACATCCTGGTAATCATCCGGCATTATTGCTAATCCGCCATATTCGCGACGAATCGCATAGGTTCGCCATTGGTGGGCACCGGCAAAGACGCAGTCGCATTAAACGGCAATCCGTTTTAGAATCTATCGATGGATTGGGGCCGAAACGCCGGCAACGATTGCTGCAGCAGTTTGGTGGGTTGCAGGCAATCAAAAAAGCCAGCGTCGAGGCATTATGTTCCGTGGAAGGCATCAATTATCAATTAGCCGAGAGAATTTACGAAACGTTTCATGAGCCAGGATCTTGA
- a CDS encoding CDP-diacylglycerol--glycerol-3-phosphate 3-phosphatidyltransferase yields MSETKNFNIATYLTFARIVLIPVLVLVFYLPIPGTGVFCAIIFMLAALTDWLDGYLARKLNQTTAFGAFLDPVADKLMVAAVLVLLVQNDPQPWLAVAAVVIIGREITIASLREWMAEIGERKKVKVSWLGKVKTTLQMVAITVLLFAVDWQSEWLRPVGYVLIYAAAIMTLWSMVNYLRAAWPILLENR; encoded by the coding sequence TTGAGCGAGACTAAAAACTTCAATATTGCGACTTATTTGACTTTTGCCCGAATCGTTTTGATTCCGGTATTGGTTTTGGTTTTCTATTTGCCAATACCCGGGACTGGGGTTTTTTGCGCCATTATTTTTATGCTGGCCGCGTTAACGGATTGGCTTGATGGCTATTTGGCCCGCAAACTCAATCAAACCACTGCCTTTGGCGCCTTCCTGGACCCTGTGGCTGACAAATTAATGGTGGCGGCGGTATTGGTATTGCTCGTGCAAAATGATCCGCAGCCGTGGCTGGCTGTGGCGGCTGTGGTGATTATCGGACGGGAAATTACCATTGCTTCCCTGAGAGAGTGGATGGCGGAAATCGGCGAGCGTAAAAAGGTCAAGGTTTCCTGGCTGGGAAAAGTTAAAACCACTTTGCAGATGGTAGCGATTACGGTTTTGCTATTTGCCGTGGACTGGCAGTCAGAGTGGCTGCGGCCTGTTGGGTACGTCTTGATCTACGCCGCAGCAATAATGACCTTATGGTCGATGGTGAACTATTTACGCGCGGCTTGGCCTATCTTATTGGAAAATCGCTAA